One region of Gossypium raimondii isolate GPD5lz chromosome 6, ASM2569854v1, whole genome shotgun sequence genomic DNA includes:
- the LOC105772950 gene encoding uncharacterized protein LOC105772950 isoform X1: MMQLLTTSDTTSLSYWLNWRVFISSFIVSTPLVVSLIIIWKYEGLKQVKRDGKERHEDLSVDELYDDDVWRPCLQQIHPIWLLGYRFVAFCLALATIVLKIITNGGRIFYYYTQWTFTLVTVYFGFGTLLSIYGCYQHHKMSSCGSNGQHVKLDTEQGYYTPLTNRKDADVRRKALNLQEQCDVSQAAGVINYLFQVIFQMNAGAVMLTDLIYWCLIFPFLTIEDYALNFMTVNMHTLNVILLLGDTALNSLRFPWFRISYFILWTGAFVIFQWIVHARVSIWWPYPFLDLSSPSAPLWYCLLAFMHIPCYGIFTLIVNTKHYLLSKWFPQSYPC, encoded by the exons AT GATGCAGCTGTTGACTACTTCAGATACAACAAGCTTGAGTTATTGGTTGAATTGGAGGGTTTTTATAAGTTCATTTATAGTTTCAACACCACTTGtcgtatcattgattataatttGGAAATATGAAGGATTGAAACAAGTTAAACGTGATGGAAAAGAAAGACATGAAGATTTAAGTGTCGATGAGTTATACGATGATGATGTTTGGAGGCCTTGTCTTCAACAAATCCATCCCATTTGGCTGCTGGGTTATCGGTTCGTTGCGTTTTGTTTAGCTCTCGCAACCATTGTTTTAAAAATCATCACCAATGGAGGTCgcatattttactattatactCA GTGGACTTTTACTTTGGTTACCGTTTATTTTGGG TTCGGAACATTGCTCTCTATTTACGGGTGTTACCAGCATCATAAAATGAGTAGCTGCGGTTCTAATGGACAGCATGTTAAGTTAGATACCGAGCAAGGATACTAcacacctttaactaatagaaaagATGCTGATGTACGGAGAAAAGCCTTAAATCTGCAGGAACAATGCGATGTTTCACAAGCTGCAGGCGTCATTAATTATCTATTTCAAGTTATATTCCAG ATGAATGCTGGAGCAGTGATGCTTACTGACCTCATTTATTGGTGCCTTATTTTTCCGTTTCTTACCATCGAAGATTATGCATTGAATTTT ATGACCGTGAACATGCATACACTCAATGTCATCCTACTTCTCGGTGATACAGCCTTGAATAGCCTG CGGTTCCCTTGGTTTCGAATTTCTTACTTCATCTTATGGACGGGTGCTTTTGTTATTTTCCAGTGGATTGTTCATGCCCGTGTCTCGATCTG GTGGCCATATCCATTTCTTGATTTGTCGTCACCTAGTGCTCCATTATG GTATTGTTTGCTGGCATTCATGCATATACCATGCTACGGCATATTTACTTTAATAGTAAATACCAAGCATTACCTGTTGTCAAAATGGTTCCCTCAGTCATACCCATGTTAA
- the LOC105772950 gene encoding uncharacterized protein LOC105772950 isoform X2: MQLLTTSDTTSLSYWLNWRVFISSFIVSTPLVVSLIIIWKYEGLKQVKRDGKERHEDLSVDELYDDDVWRPCLQQIHPIWLLGYRFVAFCLALATIVLKIITNGGRIFYYYTQWTFTLVTVYFGFGTLLSIYGCYQHHKMSSCGSNGQHVKLDTEQGYYTPLTNRKDADVRRKALNLQEQCDVSQAAGVINYLFQVIFQMNAGAVMLTDLIYWCLIFPFLTIEDYALNFMTVNMHTLNVILLLGDTALNSLRFPWFRISYFILWTGAFVIFQWIVHARVSIWWPYPFLDLSSPSAPLWYCLLAFMHIPCYGIFTLIVNTKHYLLSKWFPQSYPC; the protein is encoded by the exons ATGCAGCTGTTGACTACTTCAGATACAACAAGCTTGAGTTATTGGTTGAATTGGAGGGTTTTTATAAGTTCATTTATAGTTTCAACACCACTTGtcgtatcattgattataatttGGAAATATGAAGGATTGAAACAAGTTAAACGTGATGGAAAAGAAAGACATGAAGATTTAAGTGTCGATGAGTTATACGATGATGATGTTTGGAGGCCTTGTCTTCAACAAATCCATCCCATTTGGCTGCTGGGTTATCGGTTCGTTGCGTTTTGTTTAGCTCTCGCAACCATTGTTTTAAAAATCATCACCAATGGAGGTCgcatattttactattatactCA GTGGACTTTTACTTTGGTTACCGTTTATTTTGGG TTCGGAACATTGCTCTCTATTTACGGGTGTTACCAGCATCATAAAATGAGTAGCTGCGGTTCTAATGGACAGCATGTTAAGTTAGATACCGAGCAAGGATACTAcacacctttaactaatagaaaagATGCTGATGTACGGAGAAAAGCCTTAAATCTGCAGGAACAATGCGATGTTTCACAAGCTGCAGGCGTCATTAATTATCTATTTCAAGTTATATTCCAG ATGAATGCTGGAGCAGTGATGCTTACTGACCTCATTTATTGGTGCCTTATTTTTCCGTTTCTTACCATCGAAGATTATGCATTGAATTTT ATGACCGTGAACATGCATACACTCAATGTCATCCTACTTCTCGGTGATACAGCCTTGAATAGCCTG CGGTTCCCTTGGTTTCGAATTTCTTACTTCATCTTATGGACGGGTGCTTTTGTTATTTTCCAGTGGATTGTTCATGCCCGTGTCTCGATCTG GTGGCCATATCCATTTCTTGATTTGTCGTCACCTAGTGCTCCATTATG GTATTGTTTGCTGGCATTCATGCATATACCATGCTACGGCATATTTACTTTAATAGTAAATACCAAGCATTACCTGTTGTCAAAATGGTTCCCTCAGTCATACCCATGTTAA